From Mucilaginibacter rubeus, a single genomic window includes:
- a CDS encoding glycoside hydrolase family 2 protein — protein MNKLLSKYLYLFLLLLICTNYSFAQIGAIDGRQVVNFNSDWKFHFAYDIRKQPEKINVTLPHTWNAGDVLKGKANYAREAGIYEKNFLVKESWKNKRLFLYFEGANSVASVLINRHFITEHKGGYTAFCIEITDWVKAGEANNIEVQVSNAYRTDVLPLCGDFNVYGGIHRPVSLLVTSKDCISPLDYASSGVYLTPKILSDKTASVNIVTKLSVHNTAGLKLRADIIDAGKNIIASATSSISNKQQCNQTVNLKQPHLWNGKADAYLYTVNVSLMNNDAVIDQVTQPLGFRTYRVDADKGFILNGKYLDLHGVGFHEDVEGKASAVDSVDLNKDMELIKEIGATAIRLTHYPHGKYFYDLCDRNGMVVWSEIPFVGPGGYTGAGYLKNPALESQARQVLTEMIRQNYNHPAICFWGLFNELKLDHDDPVPFLKQLNELAKQEDPTRLTTAATFLDGSQFNQVSDIIAWNKYYGWYDGEFKQIGVWADKTHHDYPQKPFAVSEYGAGGSPFKHAENDNKPDADGKFHPEEWQTRYHEVNWQELYKRPFVWGKFVWALADFGSSIRTEGDADGINDKGLVTYNRAVKKDAFYFYKANWNTEPMLYITDRRNTVRHQQTTAVKVYSTNPNVKLMVNGVAIKGGKANDFHTTIWDNITLQKGKNKIEVSSNVDGRLLEDSCEWTLEN, from the coding sequence ATGAATAAACTACTATCAAAATATTTATATCTTTTTTTACTGTTGCTGATCTGTACAAATTATTCATTTGCTCAGATCGGCGCCATCGATGGCCGGCAGGTGGTCAATTTCAACAGCGACTGGAAGTTTCACTTTGCTTATGATATCAGGAAACAACCTGAAAAGATCAACGTAACCCTGCCCCATACCTGGAATGCCGGTGATGTGTTAAAAGGCAAGGCCAATTATGCGAGGGAAGCCGGTATCTATGAAAAAAACTTTTTAGTAAAAGAAAGCTGGAAAAACAAAAGGCTGTTCCTGTATTTTGAAGGGGCAAACAGCGTGGCTTCGGTTTTAATAAACCGGCATTTTATTACGGAGCACAAGGGTGGCTATACGGCTTTTTGTATTGAGATAACTGATTGGGTTAAGGCTGGTGAGGCAAATAATATTGAAGTACAGGTAAGTAATGCTTACAGAACGGATGTGTTGCCGCTCTGCGGCGATTTTAACGTGTACGGAGGTATTCACCGGCCGGTGTCTTTGTTGGTAACATCTAAAGATTGTATTTCTCCATTGGATTATGCCTCGTCTGGGGTGTATCTGACACCGAAGATTTTATCTGATAAAACGGCCTCTGTGAATATCGTAACCAAATTATCGGTACATAACACAGCGGGTTTAAAGCTTAGGGCTGATATCATAGATGCCGGCAAAAATATCATTGCATCTGCCACAAGCAGCATTAGCAACAAGCAACAATGCAACCAAACTGTAAATTTAAAGCAGCCTCATTTATGGAACGGTAAGGCCGATGCTTATTTATATACCGTGAATGTAAGCCTGATGAACAATGATGCAGTAATTGACCAGGTTACCCAGCCTTTAGGGTTCAGAACTTACCGGGTTGACGCAGATAAGGGATTTATCTTAAACGGTAAATACCTCGATTTGCATGGCGTTGGTTTTCATGAAGATGTGGAGGGTAAAGCTTCAGCCGTTGACAGTGTAGATCTGAATAAAGATATGGAGCTGATTAAAGAGATAGGAGCTACGGCTATCCGCTTAACTCACTATCCACATGGTAAATATTTCTATGACCTCTGCGACAGGAATGGCATGGTGGTATGGTCTGAAATTCCCTTTGTTGGTCCGGGAGGGTACACTGGTGCAGGCTATTTAAAAAATCCGGCTTTGGAAAGCCAGGCGAGGCAGGTATTAACAGAAATGATCCGTCAAAATTATAACCATCCTGCTATTTGTTTCTGGGGATTATTTAATGAACTAAAGCTTGATCATGATGATCCTGTGCCATTTTTAAAGCAGTTGAATGAATTAGCTAAGCAGGAAGATCCTACCCGATTAACTACTGCCGCCACCTTTTTAGATGGCAGCCAGTTTAACCAGGTATCAGACATTATTGCCTGGAACAAATACTACGGATGGTACGACGGCGAGTTTAAGCAAATTGGCGTATGGGCAGATAAAACACATCATGACTATCCGCAGAAACCATTTGCCGTAAGCGAATACGGAGCAGGTGGCAGTCCGTTTAAACACGCCGAAAATGATAACAAGCCAGACGCCGATGGTAAATTTCACCCCGAAGAATGGCAAACCCGCTATCATGAGGTTAACTGGCAGGAGCTTTATAAGCGACCGTTCGTATGGGGCAAATTTGTGTGGGCACTGGCCGATTTTGGCTCGTCTATCCGTACCGAAGGTGATGCCGATGGTATCAATGATAAAGGGCTGGTAACATATAACAGGGCGGTTAAAAAGGATGCCTTCTACTTTTATAAAGCTAACTGGAATACCGAGCCTATGTTATATATTACCGACCGGAGGAATACGGTTAGGCATCAACAGACAACCGCTGTGAAGGTATACAGCACTAATCCAAATGTGAAACTCATGGTAAATGGTGTTGCCATAAAAGGTGGTAAGGCCAATGATTTTCACACCACAATATGGGATAACATTACCCTGCAAAAGGGGAAAAATAAAATTGAAGTAAGCAGTAATGTTGACGGGCGTTTGCTGGAAGATTCCTGCGAATGGACACTGGAGAATTAA
- a CDS encoding right-handed parallel beta-helix repeat-containing protein, translating to MKKLLMLFLCSSAVLKVFGGTYYIDDKKGDDTFDGHSAGRAWRSLNRVNKQVFEAGDSILFKKGGVWEGQLTPMGSGTAKAPVVFGAFGTGALPEIKANGHFKDAVLLKNLQNIVVEYLALSNFDSTVPFQKTGPTGVRVLAEDIGTLHNIRLANLYIHDINGDNKKGSAEGYGIFWDCQGPKPSNIEHLLIENCKVERVDRNGIRGNGTFSVRTKWFPNKYLVIRNCLLDDIGGDGIVVKAFDTAMVEHNKLFHTRTRAKDNAVAIWPHSSDNTVIQYNEVAYTQNDNWANDGQSFDIDGNSRNTTIQYNYSHDNEGGFMLVISDLINKDNVMTTGNIIRYNLSVNDGLNRKRLFNFAGVTDSTIVKGNIFYNDGPKYTTEVTDIENGIPDHVSFDDNYFLFAGKNYGVFTKSPKQYSKVYFNNNVFAGNIIGLDNLTNLESSVKLKSKRPKTSPKSKTFPWMYLPEKLKALVPGFPESLYQSYISNGPR from the coding sequence ATGAAGAAATTACTAATGCTGTTTTTATGTAGCAGCGCTGTATTAAAAGTTTTTGGCGGTACTTATTATATCGATGATAAAAAAGGTGATGATACGTTTGATGGGCACAGTGCGGGTAGGGCCTGGCGCTCATTAAACAGGGTAAACAAACAGGTTTTTGAAGCAGGCGACAGTATTTTGTTCAAAAAGGGTGGCGTGTGGGAAGGGCAGTTAACACCGATGGGATCGGGCACGGCAAAAGCCCCGGTTGTTTTCGGCGCTTTCGGAACGGGCGCCCTACCCGAGATTAAGGCAAACGGTCATTTTAAAGACGCCGTTTTGTTAAAGAACCTGCAAAACATCGTGGTGGAATATCTGGCATTATCAAATTTTGACAGCACTGTTCCTTTTCAAAAAACAGGGCCTACAGGGGTACGGGTATTAGCCGAAGATATAGGCACCTTACATAATATCAGGCTTGCCAATTTGTACATTCATGATATTAATGGTGATAATAAAAAAGGATCGGCCGAAGGCTATGGTATCTTTTGGGATTGCCAGGGCCCAAAGCCAAGCAATATTGAACACCTATTGATTGAGAATTGTAAAGTGGAACGGGTTGACCGCAACGGTATTCGTGGTAACGGTACGTTCTCCGTCAGGACAAAATGGTTCCCAAACAAATACCTGGTGATCCGCAATTGCCTGCTTGACGATATTGGTGGGGATGGCATTGTTGTAAAAGCTTTTGATACAGCCATGGTTGAACATAACAAGCTGTTTCACACCCGCACCAGGGCAAAGGATAACGCGGTGGCCATTTGGCCACACAGTAGCGATAATACGGTTATTCAATATAATGAAGTGGCCTATACGCAAAACGATAACTGGGCCAACGACGGGCAGTCTTTTGATATCGACGGCAACAGCAGGAATACCACCATCCAGTACAATTATAGTCATGACAACGAGGGCGGGTTTATGCTGGTGATATCCGATCTTATCAATAAAGATAACGTGATGACCACCGGCAATATCATCCGTTATAACTTGAGTGTAAACGATGGGTTGAACCGTAAAAGGTTGTTCAATTTTGCCGGGGTAACTGATAGCACGATAGTAAAAGGAAATATCTTTTATAACGATGGCCCGAAATACACAACCGAGGTTACGGATATTGAAAACGGCATCCCCGATCATGTGAGCTTTGATGATAATTATTTTTTATTTGCCGGTAAAAACTATGGTGTTTTTACAAAATCGCCAAAGCAGTACAGTAAGGTTTATTTTAACAATAATGTGTTTGCCGGTAATATTATTGGCTTAGATAATCTGACCAATTTGGAAAGCTCAGTCAAATTGAAATCTAAGCGCCCAAAAACATCTCCAAAAAGCAAAACTTTTCCGTGGATGTACCTGCCAGAAAAGCTTAAGGCATTGGTGCCGGGTTTCCCTGAAAGTTTATATCAGTCATATATTTCAAATGGGCCCCGATGA